In a single window of the Luteolibacter yonseiensis genome:
- a CDS encoding lamin tail domain-containing protein, translating into MKSPSLTLMVFAATAAASSAQVRITEYSYKGLFGQYFEISNLALTPVNLNNWRFNNNTGLYNFGAPLPNVTLGTNGTVIVTEVSATVFDIAWYAEPGLSVPVNLMAYVENNTKNFEDVDEIRLFNPGGIAVDVVSVITSIRDTEDRAAVLNAARTNWVFADTIPGSWKAGAPGANGPVGNPGVVVP; encoded by the coding sequence ATGAAATCGCCATCCCTCACCCTTATGGTTTTCGCCGCCACCGCTGCCGCCTCAAGCGCCCAGGTGCGGATCACCGAATATTCCTACAAAGGACTTTTCGGACAATATTTCGAAATCTCCAACCTCGCCCTGACACCGGTCAATCTCAATAACTGGAGATTCAACAACAATACCGGACTTTACAATTTCGGGGCACCCCTGCCGAACGTCACCTTGGGAACGAATGGCACGGTGATCGTCACCGAGGTCAGTGCCACGGTTTTTGATATCGCCTGGTATGCGGAACCCGGCTTGTCCGTACCGGTAAACCTGATGGCTTATGTGGAGAACAATACGAAAAATTTCGAAGATGTCGACGAGATCCGCCTGTTCAACCCCGGCGGCATCGCGGTGGATGTGGTATCGGTCATCACCAGCATCCGGGATACCGAAGACCGCGCCGCCGTCCTCAATGCCGCCCGCACGAACTGGGTGTTCGCCGACACGATTCCCGGCTCATGGAAGGCCGGCGCTCCGGGAGCCAACGGGCCCGTCGGCAATCCAGGCGTCGTGGTTCCCTGA
- a CDS encoding lamin tail domain-containing protein — protein MKMLSLALAAFAAATVASNAQVRVTEYSHKGLFGEYFEVAYLGATGTTQDLTGWKFNDNSGTASTGIALPAVILNPNQTVIVTEISAGLFEQAWYGERGVSAPASLVDYVENNQRNLGKTDEIRIFNAGGTQVDTVSITSALDTEDAPAVLNAARTSFVFASTVAGQFKAGAPAGNGPTGSPGIVAP, from the coding sequence ATGAAAATGCTATCCCTTGCGCTCGCTGCTTTCGCAGCCGCCACCGTCGCTTCCAACGCCCAGGTCCGCGTCACCGAATATTCCCACAAGGGCCTTTTCGGAGAATATTTCGAAGTCGCCTACCTCGGCGCCACCGGAACGACACAAGACCTCACCGGCTGGAAATTCAATGACAACAGCGGAACCGCTTCCACCGGAATCGCTCTTCCAGCCGTCATCCTGAATCCTAACCAAACCGTGATCGTCACCGAGATCAGCGCCGGTCTCTTCGAGCAAGCCTGGTACGGCGAGCGCGGAGTCTCGGCTCCTGCCTCCCTGGTGGACTATGTCGAAAACAACCAAAGGAACCTCGGCAAAACCGACGAAATCCGCATCTTCAACGCCGGTGGCACCCAGGTCGACACCGTGAGCATCACTTCCGCTCTGGACACCGAAGACGCTCCTGCCGTGCTCAACGCGGCCCGCACGTCCTTCGTGTTCGCCAGCACTGTCGCCGGCCAATTCAAAGCCGGTGCTCCTGCCGGCAACGGCCCAACCGGCAGCCCGGGCATCGTGGCTCCTTGA
- a CDS encoding tetratricopeptide repeat protein — MKHLTLTFVLLAHTILAKELPIAAPRPGPDHGLRQAADLYRHGWKDSARALAKPLADKGDKDAWFLLGLLLEEATPARLSRAQAMDLAYRTAAAAGNAEARLRLIVVRIASSADENVRKAGIRELEDIAGKGDPSALRILGEISLRGLVDEKPDNMKAREFWRRAAEHGDSSSLLLLAKLAEGAIASDLKPDPSSALQWYRKAADAGDTTAALRLGELLAAGDADEGKRWIEKALAAGAVEGHSILGDLQAAKDPQAARLRYQKGVEAGDTHSMVKLAAILLRNDTERAEGIRLLERSAALENADAAACLAGIYLKDQPVKAYPYLIEAAANGILQAQADLASLYLEGRLGKPDPQAAVAWLTEAMKSGNADLQYQLGTLHEQGIGTPVNYANAGTLYTMAGNKGNTAALARIAYMADKGLGTKMDQIQAWAYASLAIERGDKNANDLLAGLDKKLDDTAKAQARTVLAKLRTETSPGVRN; from the coding sequence ATGAAACACCTGACCCTTACATTCGTCCTGCTCGCCCACACCATCCTCGCCAAAGAGCTGCCGATCGCCGCTCCGCGACCCGGACCGGATCATGGACTGCGGCAGGCGGCCGATCTCTATCGCCACGGCTGGAAGGACTCCGCCAGAGCACTGGCGAAGCCGCTCGCGGACAAGGGCGACAAGGACGCGTGGTTCCTTCTCGGCCTCCTGCTTGAGGAGGCCACACCAGCCCGTCTTTCCCGCGCCCAGGCGATGGACCTGGCCTACCGCACCGCAGCAGCGGCCGGAAACGCGGAGGCGCGGCTCCGCCTCATCGTCGTCCGCATCGCATCCAGCGCGGATGAGAACGTCAGAAAAGCCGGCATCCGGGAACTCGAAGACATCGCCGGAAAAGGCGATCCCTCCGCTCTCCGCATCCTTGGCGAGATCAGCCTGCGCGGCCTTGTGGACGAAAAACCGGACAACATGAAAGCCCGCGAGTTCTGGCGGCGTGCGGCGGAACATGGCGACTCGTCGTCATTGCTCCTCCTCGCGAAACTCGCGGAAGGCGCGATCGCATCCGATCTCAAACCAGACCCCTCGTCCGCCCTGCAGTGGTATCGCAAGGCCGCCGATGCGGGCGACACCACCGCCGCGCTGAGACTCGGAGAACTCCTCGCGGCCGGTGATGCCGACGAAGGAAAGCGGTGGATCGAGAAAGCCCTCGCGGCAGGGGCCGTGGAAGGCCATTCCATCCTTGGTGATCTTCAAGCCGCCAAGGATCCTCAGGCGGCGCGGCTGCGCTACCAGAAAGGCGTCGAGGCAGGCGACACCCACAGCATGGTGAAGCTCGCCGCCATCCTCCTGCGGAATGACACGGAGCGCGCCGAAGGCATCCGCCTGCTGGAGCGCTCCGCCGCATTGGAGAATGCCGACGCCGCCGCCTGCCTCGCCGGAATCTATCTCAAGGATCAGCCGGTCAAAGCCTACCCATATCTCATCGAAGCCGCCGCCAACGGCATCCTTCAGGCACAGGCCGATCTCGCCTCCCTCTATTTGGAAGGCAGACTGGGAAAACCCGATCCACAAGCCGCCGTCGCATGGCTCACCGAAGCGATGAAATCCGGAAATGCCGATCTGCAGTATCAGCTTGGAACCCTCCACGAACAAGGCATCGGCACCCCCGTCAACTATGCGAATGCCGGCACGCTCTACACCATGGCAGGCAACAAGGGAAACACCGCGGCCCTCGCCCGCATCGCCTACATGGCGGACAAGGGACTGGGAACCAAGATGGACCAGATCCAGGCATGGGCCTACGCCAGCCTCGCCATCGAGCGTGGCGACAAGAACGCGAACGATCTGCTGGCCGGGCTGGATAAGAAGCTCGACGATACCGCGAAAGCACAAGCCCGCACGGTACTTGCGAAACTGCGGACGGAAACCTCGCCGGGTGTTCGGAACTGA